The following proteins are co-located in the Haloplanus sp. HW8-1 genome:
- a CDS encoding NAD(P)-dependent glycerol-1-phosphate dehydrogenase: MFEKSTWIKLPRNVVVGHSVLDDLGAVIDDLSVGGRPLVVTSPTPNRLVGDRVRAQLGDDPATVTVEHAGFDAVERVVEAAESAGATYFVGLGGGKPIDTAKMAADRLGYGLVSVPTAASHDGIVSGRSSIPEGDTRHSVAADPPLAVVADTEVVAAGPWELTTAGCADIVSNYTAVEDWQLAHRLQNVEYSEYAGALSRMTAEMLVENADSVKQGLEESAWVVMKALVSSGVAMSIAGSSRPASGAEHLFSHRLDRIAPGRALHGHQVGVGSILVAYLHEGETGMWRDIRDALSVIGAPTTGADLGFEDETIIEALTTAHRIRDRYTILGNGISEAAAREAATTTGVIE, encoded by the coding sequence ATGTTCGAGAAGTCGACGTGGATCAAGCTCCCACGGAACGTCGTCGTGGGGCACAGCGTCCTCGACGACCTCGGCGCCGTGATCGACGACCTCTCGGTGGGGGGTCGGCCGCTGGTCGTCACGAGTCCGACGCCGAACCGCCTCGTCGGCGACCGGGTCCGCGCTCAGCTCGGCGACGACCCCGCGACGGTCACCGTCGAACACGCGGGGTTCGACGCCGTCGAACGCGTCGTCGAGGCGGCGGAATCGGCGGGGGCGACCTACTTCGTCGGACTGGGAGGCGGCAAGCCGATCGACACCGCGAAGATGGCCGCCGACCGACTCGGATACGGGCTCGTCTCCGTTCCCACAGCGGCCAGTCACGACGGCATCGTCAGCGGCCGGTCGTCGATCCCCGAGGGCGACACCCGCCACAGCGTGGCCGCCGACCCGCCGCTCGCCGTCGTCGCGGACACCGAGGTGGTCGCGGCCGGCCCATGGGAACTCACGACAGCCGGCTGTGCCGACATCGTCTCCAACTACACCGCCGTCGAGGACTGGCAACTCGCCCACCGGCTCCAGAACGTGGAGTACTCCGAGTACGCGGGCGCACTCTCGCGAATGACCGCCGAGATGCTCGTCGAGAACGCCGACTCCGTCAAGCAGGGGTTAGAGGAGTCCGCGTGGGTGGTGATGAAGGCGCTCGTCTCTTCGGGGGTCGCCATGTCCATCGCGGGATCGTCGCGTCCCGCGAGCGGCGCCGAACATCTCTTCTCTCACCGACTGGACCGCATCGCCCCCGGACGCGCCCTCCACGGCCACCAGGTCGGCGTCGGCTCGATCCTCGTCGCCTACCTCCACGAGGGCGAGACTGGCATGTGGCGTGACATCCGCGACGCCCTCTCGGTCATCGGCGCCCCGACCACCGGTGCCGACCTCGGCTTCGAAGACGAAACGATCATCGAGGCACTGACCACCGCCCACCGTATCCGCGATCGGTACACCATCCTCGGCAACGGGATCAGCGAGGCGGCCGCCCGCGAGGCCGCCACGACGACCGGCGTGATCGAGTAG
- a CDS encoding S9 family peptidase produces MFDIERYLNVRSAHGVSVGPAGDRLSFLMDTTGVPQVWTLSGPGAWPEQRTFFDDRVTFASWSPERPELLVGRDRGGDERETLYRLDVPTGEITDLTRHPDAKHWFGGWRPDGEQFAFASNRRDHAVFDVYVQDRTTTGVDAERVYESEGWLSVAGWSPDGDRLLLTESHSSFDQDVYVLDVATGSRRHLTPHDGEVRHLSADWGPDGEDVYLVTDSDADTLSLARIDLATGDLTAVEAADDDALEDEWNVDGVTLDQDSRRLVYSRNVDGYTELRAGELVAPGRLDHFPTPDLPSSVAGGVSFGPDGDRFALTVTRSDDTANVYVVDVTSGATERWTRASTAGIPRDSFVTPELVRYPSFDGLEVPAFFSLPDTDTGHGETPVVVDVHGGPESQRRPSFGRVKQYLLSRGYAVFEPNVRGSTGYGKAYTHLDDVERRMDAVADLKAGVEWLHDHPAVDPDRIAVMGASYGGFMTLAALTTYPDLWAAGVDIVGIANFVTFLENTSDWRRELREAEYGSLDADREFLESISPTNHVDDIAAPLFVLHGENDPRVPVSEAHRIVEGAREAGVPVRELVFEDEGHGFTKLENRIEAYSAIVEFLDTHLGSETESA; encoded by the coding sequence ATGTTCGACATCGAGCGATACCTCAACGTACGCAGCGCCCACGGCGTCTCCGTCGGTCCGGCCGGGGACCGCCTCTCCTTTCTCATGGATACTACCGGCGTCCCGCAGGTGTGGACGCTCTCGGGCCCCGGCGCGTGGCCCGAGCAACGCACGTTCTTCGACGACCGGGTCACCTTCGCCTCGTGGTCGCCCGAACGCCCCGAACTGCTCGTCGGCCGTGACCGCGGCGGCGACGAACGTGAGACACTCTATCGCCTCGACGTCCCGACCGGCGAGATAACCGACCTGACCCGCCATCCCGACGCGAAACACTGGTTCGGGGGCTGGCGACCCGACGGCGAGCAGTTCGCCTTCGCCTCGAACCGGCGCGACCACGCGGTCTTCGACGTGTACGTTCAGGACCGGACGACGACCGGCGTCGACGCCGAGCGTGTCTACGAGAGCGAGGGGTGGCTCTCGGTCGCGGGGTGGAGTCCGGACGGCGACCGGCTACTCCTCACCGAATCGCACTCCAGTTTCGACCAGGACGTGTACGTTCTCGACGTGGCGACGGGGTCCCGGCGACATCTGACGCCCCACGACGGCGAGGTTCGCCATCTGAGCGCCGACTGGGGACCCGACGGCGAGGACGTCTACCTGGTCACCGACAGCGACGCGGATACGCTCTCGCTCGCCCGGATCGACCTCGCGACCGGCGACCTCACTGCCGTCGAGGCTGCCGACGACGATGCCCTCGAGGACGAGTGGAACGTCGACGGAGTCACACTCGATCAGGACTCCCGACGGCTGGTATACTCCCGCAACGTCGACGGCTACACTGAACTCCGTGCCGGCGAACTCGTCGCGCCCGGTCGACTGGATCACTTCCCGACGCCCGACCTTCCCTCCTCGGTCGCCGGCGGCGTGAGTTTCGGCCCCGACGGCGACCGCTTCGCGCTGACCGTCACGCGGAGCGACGACACCGCCAACGTCTACGTCGTCGACGTGACGAGCGGGGCGACCGAACGCTGGACCCGCGCCTCGACCGCCGGCATCCCCCGCGACTCCTTCGTCACGCCGGAACTCGTTCGCTACCCGTCTTTCGACGGTCTGGAGGTACCGGCTTTCTTCTCGCTTCCCGACACCGACACCGGTCACGGCGAGACCCCGGTCGTCGTCGACGTCCACGGCGGCCCCGAATCGCAACGGCGCCCCTCCTTCGGCCGGGTGAAGCAGTATCTCCTCTCGCGGGGCTACGCGGTGTTCGAACCCAACGTCCGCGGATCGACGGGCTACGGCAAGGCCTACACCCACCTCGACGACGTCGAACGGCGGATGGACGCCGTCGCCGACCTGAAGGCGGGCGTCGAGTGGCTACACGACCACCCCGCCGTGGACCCCGACCGCATCGCCGTCATGGGTGCCTCATACGGCGGCTTCATGACCCTCGCCGCGTTGACGACCTATCCCGACCTCTGGGCGGCCGGGGTCGACATCGTCGGCATCGCCAACTTCGTCACCTTCCTTGAGAACACGAGCGACTGGCGACGCGAACTCCGGGAGGCCGAATACGGCTCGCTGGATGCGGACCGCGAGTTTCTGGAATCGATCAGTCCGACCAATCACGTCGATGATATCGCCGCGCCCCTGTTCGTCCTCCACGGCGAGAACGACCCGCGAGTGCCCGTGAGCGAGGCCCACCGCATCGTCGAGGGCGCCCGCGAGGCGGGCGTTCCCGTCCGCGAACTCGTCTTCGAGGACGAGGGCCACGGGTTCACGAAACTGGAGAACCGGATCGAGGCCTACTCGGCCATAGTCGAGTTTCTGGACACGCACCTCGGGTCGGAGACCGAATCGGCCTAA
- a CDS encoding glycosyltransferase: MRVAFVTMTTAHHAERWHARRARAVAERLAARGHDVTVVCQQWWGGDHAAFDFDGVTYRRVTASHSPGAFVAKLPFVLNSVQPDVIHVASEPPLAVPAAKAAGRLRRTPVVAEWWDHPDRESGGTWRRHWAARSPEAVLVPSETVETTVRECGADPDAVEVIPDSVDMAGIRDAPVDPRADLVYARPLDAHANVEEFLLALAELRGKAWRAAVVGDGPARAAAERMADDLRIADRVEFLGDLSPAEQVPILKGAHVFAQTATWEPFATGLLRALACGCVGVVEYQADSAAHELVEADPRGSLVTSPQELADEIVAATETERWTVNEDYAPYDHEAVLSRYVDCYERLVANYGLF, translated from the coding sequence GTGCGCGTCGCGTTCGTGACGATGACGACGGCTCACCACGCGGAACGGTGGCACGCCCGCCGGGCGCGGGCGGTCGCCGAGCGCCTGGCCGCTCGCGGCCACGACGTGACCGTCGTCTGTCAGCAGTGGTGGGGCGGCGACCACGCCGCCTTCGACTTCGACGGGGTTACCTACCGCCGGGTGACGGCCAGCCACTCGCCGGGGGCGTTCGTCGCGAAACTGCCGTTCGTGCTCAACAGCGTCCAGCCCGACGTGATCCACGTCGCCTCGGAGCCGCCGCTCGCGGTGCCGGCCGCGAAGGCCGCCGGACGCCTCCGTCGGACGCCCGTCGTCGCGGAGTGGTGGGACCATCCGGATCGCGAGTCGGGCGGCACCTGGCGCCGTCACTGGGCCGCCCGCTCGCCCGAGGCCGTCCTCGTCCCCTCGGAGACCGTCGAGACGACAGTCCGGGAGTGTGGCGCCGACCCCGACGCCGTCGAGGTGATCCCCGACAGCGTCGACATGGCGGGAATCCGCGACGCCCCCGTCGATCCGCGGGCCGATCTGGTCTACGCCCGTCCGCTCGACGCCCACGCGAACGTCGAGGAATTCCTCCTCGCGCTGGCGGAACTCCGGGGAAAGGCGTGGCGCGCGGCGGTCGTCGGCGACGGCCCCGCCCGGGCGGCGGCCGAACGGATGGCCGACGACCTCCGGATCGCCGACCGAGTCGAGTTCCTCGGCGACCTCTCCCCGGCCGAACAGGTACCGATCCTCAAGGGAGCACACGTCTTCGCCCAGACGGCCACGTGGGAACCGTTCGCGACCGGCCTCCTGCGGGCGCTCGCCTGTGGCTGTGTCGGCGTCGTCGAGTACCAAGCCGACTCCGCCGCCCACGAACTCGTCGAGGCCGACCCTCGTGGCTCGCTGGTGACCAGCCCACAGGAACTCGCCGACGAGATCGTCGCCGCGACCGAGACGGAACGCTGGACCGTCAACGAGGACTACGCCCCCTACGATCACGAGGCCGTGCTCTCACGCTACGTGGACTGTTACGAACGACTCGTGGCGAACTACGGTCTCTTCTGA
- a CDS encoding cobalamin B12-binding domain-containing protein: MSAGQEQRTIRCLVAKVGLDGHDRGAHVIARAFRDAGFEVIYSGLHRAPEEIVQAAVQEDVDVLGISILSGAHNTLVPKVIEGLKEYGAFEDTLVIVGGIIPDEDREDLMAAGVAAVFGPGTPMQETIDFVRDNAPRR; this comes from the coding sequence ATGAGTGCAGGGCAGGAACAGCGGACCATCCGGTGTCTCGTCGCCAAGGTCGGTCTCGACGGCCACGACCGGGGTGCGCACGTCATCGCGCGGGCCTTCCGCGATGCCGGGTTCGAGGTGATCTACTCCGGGCTCCACCGGGCGCCCGAGGAGATCGTTCAGGCGGCCGTCCAGGAAGACGTCGACGTCCTCGGCATCTCCATCCTCTCGGGGGCACACAACACGCTCGTGCCGAAGGTAATCGAGGGACTGAAGGAGTACGGCGCGTTCGAAGATACCCTCGTCATCGTCGGCGGCATCATCCCCGACGAGGACCGCGAGGACCTGATGGCGGCGGGGGTCGCCGCGGTGTTCGGTCCCGGGACGCCCATGCAGGAGACCATCGACTTCGTCCGCGACAACGCACCCAGACGATGA
- the aroA gene encoding 3-phosphoshikimate 1-carboxyvinyltransferase, translated as MDVELTRSRIGGRVRAPPSKSYTHRAILAAGYSDGAVVADPLVSADTQATMRAVEAFGGCVDRTDDGRHLDVEGFAGRPGVPEDVIDCANSGTTMRIVTACAALADGLTVLTGDASLRSRPQGPLLDAVEQLDGRAESTRSNGQAPLVVGGGVEGGAVSIPGDVSSQYVTALLMAGAVTDDGVAIDLETALKSAPYVDITLEVLADFGIEATETDAGYLVPGGQAYGRDDAYPVPGDFSSMSYLLAAGAVAGSEEGVVVEGARPSAQGDSAIVDVLSRMGADVSWDREAGEITVWRSDLSGIEVAVDDTPDLLPTIAVLGAVADGETRIVDCEHVRYKETDRVSAMATELEKLGASVTETPDTLTIHGGDSRLRGATVAGHDDHRIVMALSVASLVAEGTTTVEGADHVDVSFPGFFDVLYDLGAEPIEHER; from the coding sequence ATGGACGTGGAACTCACGCGGTCGCGGATCGGCGGCCGGGTGCGGGCACCGCCGTCGAAAAGTTACACACACCGAGCGATCCTCGCGGCGGGCTACAGCGACGGGGCGGTCGTCGCAGATCCGCTGGTGAGCGCGGACACGCAGGCAACGATGCGCGCCGTGGAGGCCTTCGGCGGGTGCGTCGACCGGACGGACGACGGTCGTCACCTCGACGTCGAGGGCTTCGCCGGCCGGCCGGGCGTGCCGGAGGACGTGATCGACTGCGCGAACAGCGGGACGACGATGCGGATCGTCACCGCCTGTGCGGCGCTCGCGGACGGCCTGACGGTGTTGACCGGTGATGCGTCGCTCCGATCCCGGCCACAGGGGCCGCTGCTGGACGCGGTCGAGCAACTCGACGGGCGGGCGGAGAGTACGCGCTCCAACGGGCAGGCGCCCCTCGTCGTCGGCGGCGGGGTCGAGGGCGGCGCGGTGTCCATCCCGGGGGACGTGTCCTCGCAGTACGTCACCGCCCTGCTGATGGCCGGTGCGGTGACCGACGACGGGGTCGCGATCGATCTGGAGACGGCGCTGAAGTCGGCGCCCTACGTCGACATCACGCTCGAAGTTCTGGCCGACTTCGGGATCGAGGCAACCGAGACGGACGCGGGCTACCTGGTGCCCGGCGGCCAGGCCTACGGACGGGACGACGCCTATCCGGTGCCGGGCGATTTCTCGTCGATGTCCTACCTGCTGGCCGCGGGCGCGGTGGCCGGGAGCGAGGAAGGGGTCGTCGTCGAGGGCGCACGACCCAGCGCGCAGGGTGACAGTGCCATCGTCGACGTGCTGTCACGGATGGGCGCGGACGTGTCCTGGGACCGCGAGGCCGGCGAGATCACCGTCTGGCGGAGCGATCTCTCCGGGATCGAGGTGGCCGTCGACGACACCCCGGACCTCCTGCCGACGATCGCCGTCCTCGGTGCCGTCGCGGACGGGGAGACGCGGATCGTCGACTGCGAACACGTCCGATACAAGGAGACCGACAGGGTGAGTGCGATGGCGACGGAGTTGGAGAAACTGGGCGCCTCGGTGACCGAAACGCCGGATACCCTGACGATCCACGGGGGCGACTCGCGACTCCGGGGGGCGACCGTCGCGGGCCACGACGATCACCGGATCGTGATGGCGCTGTCGGTCGCCAGCCTGGTCGCGGAGGGAACCACAACCGTCGAGGGGGCCGATCACGTCGACGTCTCCTTCCCGGGGTTCTTCGACGTGCTTTATGACCTCGGAGCCGAACCTATCGAACATGAACGGTAA
- the meaB gene encoding methylmalonyl Co-A mutase-associated GTPase MeaB, which translates to MSETNADQLVADVLDGDHRALARTITKIEERATGYRDLVSTLHAHTGDAEVIGVTGSPGAGKSTLVDKLAKRYRDRGLTVGVIAVDPSSPYTGGAVLGDRIRMASNVGDMDVFFRSMSARGQLGGLSTATADAIKALDAFGKDRIVVETVGAGQNEVDVVRTADTVVVLVQPGSGDDVQMLKAGILEIGDVFVVNKADMDGAATTVSDLREMLHMREGATAAGAGHHGAGTTAVGTSEADDDGDDGNAWDPRIVETVATEGEGVTELIDALDEHHAHLRSTGELDRRERSRYAEEIRQLLRNDVADLLEEELERHGGIEALVDEVSDRESDPYTVADRILDPLVDCVRERRERPLD; encoded by the coding sequence ATGAGCGAGACGAACGCCGACCAGTTGGTCGCCGACGTCCTCGACGGCGACCACCGGGCGCTCGCCCGCACCATCACGAAGATCGAAGAACGCGCGACGGGCTACCGCGACCTCGTCTCGACGCTCCACGCCCACACCGGCGACGCCGAGGTGATCGGCGTCACGGGCAGTCCCGGCGCCGGGAAGTCCACGCTGGTCGACAAGCTCGCCAAGCGCTACCGCGACCGCGGCCTCACCGTCGGGGTGATCGCGGTCGATCCCTCCTCGCCGTACACCGGCGGCGCGGTCCTCGGCGACCGCATCCGGATGGCCTCGAACGTCGGCGACATGGACGTCTTCTTCCGGTCGATGAGCGCCCGCGGCCAACTGGGCGGCCTGTCGACCGCGACCGCCGACGCGATCAAGGCCCTCGACGCGTTCGGGAAGGATCGGATCGTCGTCGAGACGGTCGGCGCCGGCCAGAACGAGGTGGACGTGGTCCGCACCGCCGACACGGTGGTCGTCCTCGTCCAACCCGGCAGCGGCGACGACGTACAGATGCTCAAGGCCGGGATCCTCGAAATCGGCGACGTGTTCGTCGTCAACAAGGCCGACATGGACGGCGCGGCGACCACCGTCTCGGACCTCCGGGAGATGCTCCACATGCGCGAGGGGGCGACCGCGGCGGGCGCCGGCCACCACGGCGCGGGCACGACGGCCGTGGGGACGAGCGAGGCGGACGACGACGGCGACGACGGTAATGCGTGGGACCCCCGGATCGTCGAAACCGTCGCCACGGAAGGCGAGGGGGTCACGGAGTTGATCGATGCCCTCGACGAACACCACGCCCACCTCCGCTCGACCGGCGAACTCGATCGCCGGGAGCGGAGCCGCTACGCCGAGGAGATCAGACAACTGCTCCGAAACGACGTGGCCGACCTGCTGGAGGAGGAACTCGAACGCCACGGGGGGATCGAGGCGCTCGTCGACGAGGTGAGTGACCGCGAGTCGGACCCGTACACCGTCGCGGACCGGATCCTCGACCCGCTCGTCGACTGCGTCCGCGAACGGCGGGAGCGTCCGTTAGACTGA
- a CDS encoding universal stress protein: protein MYDDILIPTDGSDPAAAAFDHALDLAERFDATVHVLYVVETDSLSHEAPALAIEDLRETLRSEGEAILDDLCERATARGVAVTEAIVEGVPEDAILEYVADGGVDLLVMGTHGRHGLERYLVGSVTERVVRRADVPVLVVGEG from the coding sequence ATGTACGACGATATTCTGATTCCGACCGACGGGAGCGACCCCGCGGCGGCGGCCTTCGATCACGCACTCGACCTGGCCGAGCGCTTCGACGCGACGGTCCACGTCCTCTACGTCGTCGAGACAGACTCACTCTCACACGAGGCGCCGGCGCTCGCTATCGAGGACCTCCGCGAGACGCTTCGGAGCGAGGGGGAGGCGATACTCGACGACCTGTGTGAGCGGGCGACCGCGCGTGGCGTCGCGGTGACCGAGGCGATCGTGGAGGGGGTTCCCGAGGACGCCATCCTGGAGTACGTCGCGGACGGCGGAGTCGACCTGCTGGTGATGGGAACCCACGGCCGACACGGACTGGAGCGGTATCTGGTCGGGAGCGTCACCGAACGGGTCGTCCGCCGGGCCGACGTGCCGGTGCTCGTCGTCGGCGAGGGGTGA
- a CDS encoding DUF420 domain-containing protein: MATASASGPVKEHPAAVTAVLSIVGYTLVVGTFAGIVPASLFPELSLGQVNLLSDAIAVVNTTATLSLIAGWRWIRRDEVKKHAAAMSTAFGLILLFLVLYLTKIGGGGTKEFLGPQIPYYAYLAMLAIHIVLSIVSVPVVLYALVLGLTHTPSELRQTAHARVGRVAAGAWILSLSLGVVAYLLLNHVYDWTFVEATIVFLPTVGG, from the coding sequence ATGGCAACGGCCAGTGCAAGCGGCCCAGTGAAAGAACACCCCGCCGCCGTCACCGCGGTCCTCTCGATCGTGGGGTACACCCTCGTCGTGGGAACGTTCGCCGGGATCGTCCCCGCCTCGCTCTTCCCGGAGCTCTCGCTCGGGCAGGTGAACCTGCTCTCGGACGCCATCGCCGTCGTCAACACCACGGCGACTCTCTCGCTTATCGCCGGCTGGCGGTGGATCCGCCGGGACGAGGTCAAAAAGCATGCGGCCGCCATGTCGACCGCGTTCGGCCTCATCCTCCTCTTTCTCGTCCTCTATCTGACGAAGATCGGCGGCGGCGGCACCAAGGAGTTCCTCGGGCCACAGATTCCCTACTACGCCTACCTCGCGATGCTCGCGATCCACATCGTCCTCTCGATCGTCTCGGTTCCCGTCGTCCTCTACGCTCTCGTCCTCGGGCTGACACACACGCCGAGCGAACTCCGGCAGACCGCCCACGCTCGCGTCGGCCGCGTCGCCGCCGGTGCGTGGATCCTCTCGCTCTCGCTCGGGGTCGTCGCCTACCTCCTCCTCAATCACGTCTACGACTGGACGTTCGTCGAGGCGACGATCGTCTTCCTCCCGACGGTGGGGGGGTAG
- a CDS encoding DUF7504 family protein, whose translation MVLRFRCRRCAFTVWSTSGDVITDAVGTHLLEHHRERVTKQGFQIRWSCPYCERGGQHHDRDAGIERFERHLFEHVESRVESGTHVADDVDGTGGVLVRAPRNSPGLDNARVHLLSPGEVMLFVTTAPAERLRLLHDRLGEWPARTIVLTTKPDPLGDVSGIDLSAASLEVVRLDSRLGLSEVGETISRVVDEYETAGGKIAVEFDILPELVDKFDLQTVFKFLHVLGTRFERADALAQYHADPRTQSQSTINVLDQAFDLSIVADDRRFVTEPHSEIG comes from the coding sequence ATGGTCCTCCGGTTTCGATGTCGACGGTGTGCCTTCACGGTCTGGTCCACGAGTGGCGACGTGATCACCGACGCCGTCGGAACCCACCTCCTCGAACACCACCGGGAGCGGGTGACCAAGCAGGGGTTTCAGATCCGATGGAGTTGTCCGTACTGCGAACGGGGCGGTCAGCATCACGACCGGGATGCCGGGATCGAACGCTTCGAGCGGCACCTGTTCGAACACGTCGAATCGCGCGTCGAGTCGGGCACCCACGTCGCGGACGACGTCGACGGAACCGGTGGCGTTCTCGTCCGTGCCCCCCGGAACAGCCCCGGCCTCGACAACGCCCGGGTCCACCTCCTCTCCCCGGGCGAGGTCATGCTGTTCGTGACGACCGCCCCGGCCGAACGCCTTCGGTTACTACACGATCGGCTCGGGGAGTGGCCGGCGCGGACGATCGTCCTCACGACGAAGCCGGACCCACTCGGCGACGTCTCCGGGATCGATCTCTCGGCGGCATCGCTGGAAGTCGTCCGTCTGGATAGTCGACTCGGTCTCTCCGAGGTCGGCGAGACGATCTCCAGGGTCGTCGACGAGTACGAAACCGCCGGCGGGAAGATCGCCGTCGAATTCGACATCCTCCCGGAACTCGTCGACAAGTTCGATCTACAGACCGTCTTCAAGTTCCTCCACGTCCTCGGCACCCGGTTCGAGCGGGCCGACGCACTCGCACAGTACCACGCCGACCCACGGACCCAGTCGCAGTCGACGATCAACGTCCTCGATCAGGCGTTCGACCTCTCGATCGTGGCCGACGATCGACGATTCGTCACCGAACCCCACTCCGAGATCGGCTGA
- a CDS encoding HEAT repeat domain-containing protein, which translates to MFDGRPEADTAFLYELARDSRTSDLVAYLRRGSSPVVRRRAAEMLGDFAERGFEDDRDVEEVVRALIEAVREDDDDSVRARAIDALYRHGPETLERLVHEMGEFETGVDDGGDEGTDTPPERATTRLLEEWLDADYPEFRMVAATALGRIGGTGSLSALVAATTDPSPRVRARAVQSCGMIGHEGCIGPLRKRLDDPSVRVREKAVRALGAIGSEAALEPLTRVARADEESLRRAAIEELGQFGSLDPVDALIRALADDTAPVQRAAVLSLVELVTDASSDREPTVRDAVATRLSNADTLAVVPQMIDMLDEGRRATVRRNAAWLLGCVADSEDPDDDRRDAVYDCLIDALGDPDDRTARLAAASLVDLESDHLERRLQILVHDESVPEEVTERAETVLDAIGGSLSGEVVTNAVDYTYVRDPSDYTADHGADDATDPEP; encoded by the coding sequence ATGTTCGACGGACGACCGGAGGCGGATACGGCGTTTCTCTACGAACTGGCCCGCGACTCGCGGACGAGCGACCTCGTCGCCTACCTGCGCCGTGGGTCGAGTCCGGTCGTCAGGCGGCGCGCGGCGGAGATGCTGGGCGATTTCGCCGAGCGAGGGTTCGAAGACGACCGAGACGTCGAGGAAGTCGTCCGCGCCCTCATCGAAGCGGTCCGAGAGGACGACGACGACAGCGTTCGAGCCAGGGCGATCGACGCCCTGTATCGACACGGACCGGAAACGCTCGAACGGCTCGTCCACGAGATGGGCGAGTTCGAGACCGGCGTCGACGACGGCGGCGACGAGGGGACCGACACCCCGCCGGAGCGGGCGACGACCCGACTCCTCGAAGAGTGGCTCGACGCCGACTATCCGGAGTTCCGGATGGTCGCGGCGACCGCCCTGGGCCGGATCGGCGGGACGGGGTCGCTGTCCGCACTCGTGGCGGCGACCACCGACCCGTCCCCGCGAGTGCGAGCCCGGGCGGTCCAATCCTGTGGGATGATCGGTCACGAGGGGTGTATCGGACCGCTGCGGAAACGCCTCGACGACCCCAGTGTGCGGGTCCGTGAGAAGGCGGTCAGGGCGCTGGGTGCCATCGGCAGCGAGGCAGCACTCGAACCACTCACGCGGGTCGCCCGTGCCGACGAGGAGTCACTTCGACGGGCAGCGATCGAAGAGCTCGGCCAGTTCGGGAGCCTCGACCCCGTCGACGCCCTGATTCGGGCGTTGGCCGACGACACGGCCCCGGTACAGCGCGCGGCAGTTCTCTCTCTTGTCGAACTCGTCACCGACGCGTCGAGCGACCGGGAACCGACGGTTCGTGACGCCGTCGCGACGCGACTGTCGAACGCGGACACGCTGGCCGTGGTCCCCCAGATGATCGACATGCTCGACGAAGGTCGGAGAGCGACGGTTCGACGGAACGCCGCATGGCTCCTCGGCTGTGTGGCCGACTCCGAGGATCCGGACGACGACCGGCGGGACGCGGTGTACGACTGCCTGATCGACGCGCTCGGGGATCCCGACGACCGGACGGCCCGGCTCGCGGCGGCCAGCCTCGTCGACCTCGAGAGCGATCACCTCGAACGGCGGCTCCAGATCCTCGTCCACGACGAGAGCGTCCCGGAGGAAGTCACCGAGCGTGCGGAGACGGTGCTCGACGCCATCGGAGGGAGTCTCTCTGGGGAGGTCGTGACCAACGCCGTCGACTACACGTACGTCCGCGATCCGTCGGATTACACGGCCGATCACGGGGCCGACGACGCCACCGATCCGGAGCCGTAG
- a CDS encoding MTH865 family protein produces the protein MGDDLEAELREQFRSAFEGADYPVTDQMDLVPALPDGPGTRFEAGDFSVSAMELAANLDGHQEFPYESVDELVDDVIAALKSEGLL, from the coding sequence ATGGGTGACGATCTTGAAGCCGAACTCCGCGAGCAGTTCCGGTCGGCGTTCGAGGGCGCCGACTACCCCGTAACCGACCAGATGGACCTCGTTCCGGCGCTTCCGGACGGGCCGGGAACCCGATTCGAGGCCGGCGACTTCTCGGTCTCCGCCATGGAACTCGCCGCCAACCTCGACGGCCACCAAGAGTTCCCCTACGAATCCGTCGACGAACTCGTCGACGACGTGATTGCGGCGCTGAAATCCGAAGGACTGTTGTAA